From Serinicoccus profundi, the proteins below share one genomic window:
- a CDS encoding cysteine hydrolase family protein has product MTSQPWLVVIDAQRIFADPGSEWCAPRFAETLDPIRELVAEHGEGERVVQTRWVPPHVKHGSWIPYFERFPFADREQHDPLFDLVEEVAELRLPYTVSEPSFGKWGERLREVVGADAHLVLAGVATDCCVLSTALAASDAGCTVEIAAAACAGSDDEAHERALATMELYAPQITIRR; this is encoded by the coding sequence ATGACGTCGCAGCCCTGGTTGGTCGTCATCGACGCGCAGCGGATCTTCGCCGATCCGGGCTCGGAGTGGTGCGCACCCCGGTTCGCCGAGACGCTCGACCCGATCCGGGAGCTCGTCGCCGAGCACGGTGAGGGCGAGCGTGTCGTCCAGACCCGGTGGGTGCCCCCGCACGTCAAGCACGGGTCCTGGATCCCCTACTTCGAGCGCTTCCCCTTCGCCGACCGGGAGCAGCACGACCCGCTCTTCGACCTCGTCGAGGAGGTCGCCGAGCTGCGGCTGCCGTATACGGTCAGCGAGCCGAGCTTCGGCAAGTGGGGGGAGCGGCTGCGTGAGGTCGTCGGGGCGGACGCCCACCTCGTGCTGGCCGGGGTCGCCACCGACTGCTGCGTGCTCTCCACCGCGCTCGCCGCGTCCGACGCGGGGTGCACCGTGGAGATCGCCGCGGCGGCCTGCGCGGGCTCCGACGACGAGGCGCACGAACGGGCGCTCGCCACGATGGAGCTCTACGCCCCGCAGATCACCATCCGCCGCTGA